Proteins from a single region of Streptococcus mitis:
- the mltG gene encoding endolytic transglycosylase MltG — protein sequence MSEKTREDEKLSFKEQILRDLERVKKQDRSEQENEITSFETPLSQEDSVDPSTQEHEPSAEELMANSLSVVDQILKNAPGVPSRSNNISDEIAGNEEVAEPKIEAVVEPVEPVFEPVQPKVEPVKLNEDKEFNEIPTKVAVSYKTSRQQEEVSTPAVDNELSELAESADSLGSVPRRSRREPVKPVKKKKSHLKAFFISLLIFLALISAGGYFGYQYVQSSLLPVDANSKEYVTVQIPEGSNVQEIGSALEHSGVIKHGVIFAFYAKYKNYSDLKAGYYNLQKSMSTEDIIKELQKGGTPEPQEPSLADLTIPEGYTIEQIAQTVGQLQGEFKEPLTADAFLAKVQDDNFISQEVAKYPNLLESLPTKESGARYRLEGYLFPATYSIKESTTIESLIDEMLAAMDKTLTPHYSAIKSKNLTVNELLTIASLVEKEGAKTEDRKLIAGVFYNRLNLGMPLQSNIAILYAQGKLGQNISLADDAGIDTSINSPYNVYTKPGLMPGPVDSPSQDAIEASINQTKSENLYFVANVTDGKVYYAVTQEEHDRNVAEHVNSKLTQNSSSN from the coding sequence TTGAGTGAAAAAACAAGAGAAGACGAAAAATTAAGCTTTAAAGAGCAAATTTTACGTGATTTAGAGAGAGTAAAAAAACAAGATAGAAGTGAGCAAGAAAACGAGATTACAAGTTTTGAAACTCCTTTATCTCAAGAAGATTCAGTAGATCCTTCAACTCAGGAACATGAACCTTCAGCAGAAGAGTTGATGGCTAATTCTCTTTCTGTTGTGGATCAAATATTAAAGAATGCTCCTGGTGTTCCATCACGTTCTAATAATATTTCGGATGAAATTGCAGGAAATGAAGAAGTTGCAGAACCTAAAATTGAAGCGGTAGTTGAACCAGTAGAACCTGTTTTCGAGCCAGTTCAACCAAAAGTAGAACCTGTAAAACTTAACGAAGACAAAGAATTTAACGAGATTCCAACAAAGGTTGCGGTGTCGTATAAAACAAGTAGACAACAGGAAGAAGTTAGTACTCCTGCAGTGGATAATGAGCTATCTGAGTTAGCTGAATCGGCAGATAGCCTAGGTTCAGTTCCTAGACGTAGTCGCCGTGAGCCAGTTAAACCAGTTAAGAAGAAAAAATCACATTTGAAGGCATTCTTCATTTCTCTACTGATTTTCCTAGCCTTGATTTCGGCAGGTGGTTACTTCGGTTATCAGTATGTTCAGTCATCCTTGCTACCTGTTGATGCAAATTCTAAGGAATATGTAACCGTTCAAATCCCAGAAGGATCCAATGTCCAAGAGATTGGATCAGCACTTGAACATTCTGGTGTGATTAAACACGGTGTGATTTTTGCTTTCTATGCAAAATATAAGAATTATTCAGATCTGAAGGCTGGATATTACAATTTGCAAAAGAGCATGAGTACAGAGGATATCATCAAGGAACTTCAAAAAGGTGGTACTCCTGAACCTCAAGAACCATCACTTGCAGATTTGACCATTCCAGAGGGCTATACAATTGAGCAAATTGCTCAAACTGTAGGCCAATTACAAGGTGAATTTAAAGAGCCTTTGACTGCGGATGCTTTCTTGGCTAAGGTGCAAGATGACAACTTTATCAGTCAAGAAGTTGCTAAATATCCAAACCTACTCGAAAGCTTGCCAACGAAAGAAAGTGGAGCTCGTTACCGTTTGGAAGGTTATCTTTTCCCAGCGACCTACTCTATCAAGGAAAGCACAACTATTGAAAGCTTGATTGATGAGATGCTGGCAGCTATGGATAAGACCTTGACTCCACACTATAGTGCAATTAAGTCTAAAAACTTGACAGTTAATGAATTGCTAACCATTGCTTCTCTTGTTGAAAAAGAAGGTGCTAAGACTGAAGATCGTAAGTTGATTGCAGGTGTTTTCTACAATCGCTTGAACCTTGGTATGCCACTTCAAAGCAATATTGCAATCTTGTATGCCCAAGGCAAACTCGGTCAAAATATTAGCCTAGCAGACGATGCTGGAATTGACACATCGATTAATTCACCATACAATGTTTATACAAAACCTGGTTTGATGCCTGGTCCAGTAGATAGTCCAAGTCAGGACGCGATTGAAGCAAGTATCAACCAAACTAAGAGTGAGAACCTCTACTTTGTAGCCAATGTTACAGATGGTAAAGTCTATTACGCAGTTACTCAGGAAGAACATGATCGCAATGTAGCTGAGCACGTTAATAGTAAACTTACTCAAAATAGTAGTTCAAACTAA
- a CDS encoding helix-turn-helix transcriptional regulator, whose translation MAKNLKLKLARVELDLTQGQLAEAVGVTRQTIGLIEAGKYNPSLSLCQSICRCLGKTLDQLFWEEEDDN comes from the coding sequence GTGGCTAAAAATTTAAAATTAAAATTAGCTCGTGTGGAGCTTGATTTAACACAAGGTCAACTGGCAGAGGCTGTTGGGGTAACGCGTCAGACTATTGGTTTGATAGAGGCGGGAAAATACAATCCCAGTCTCTCGCTCTGCCAGTCCATTTGCAGATGTTTAGGGAAAACACTAGACCAACTATTTTGGGAGGAAGAAGATGATAACTAA
- a CDS encoding GNAT family N-acetyltransferase: protein MEIPIKIIRASKSDLTEIEALQASSFPAEKQQPSHILEESIRKCADTFLLARDENQLLGYVLGDPQPHNPQCLEMHSLVIDSGHQRQGLGTLLLAALKEVAVELDYKAIRLKSPDELLSYFEMNGFIDEETSLYAASQGFSMIWFNPFYLEAQ, encoded by the coding sequence ATGGAAATTCCAATTAAAATCATTCGGGCAAGTAAGTCTGATTTAACTGAGATAGAGGCACTTCAGGCCTCATCTTTTCCAGCTGAAAAGCAGCAACCTTCCCATATTTTAGAAGAAAGTATCCGTAAGTGTGCGGATACCTTTCTTCTAGCTAGGGATGAAAATCAGCTTCTGGGCTATGTTCTAGGCGATCCTCAGCCACATAATCCGCAATGTCTAGAAATGCATTCTTTAGTCATTGACTCTGGCCATCAGAGACAGGGCTTGGGCACGCTTCTTCTTGCAGCCTTGAAAGAGGTGGCGGTTGAGCTGGATTACAAAGCTATTCGTTTGAAGAGTCCTGATGAGTTGCTATCCTATTTTGAAATGAACGGTTTTATTGATGAAGAAACTTCCCTTTATGCAGCTAGTCAAGGTTTTAGTATGATTTGGTTTAATCCCTTTTATCTGGAGGCACAATGA
- the murC gene encoding UDP-N-acetylmuramate--L-alanine ligase: MSKTYHFIGIKGSGMSALALMLHQMGHKVQGSDVEKYYFTQRGLEQAGITILPFDEKNLDGDMEIIAGNAFRPDNNVEIAYADQNGISYKRYHEFLGSFMRDFVSMGVAGAHGKTSTTGMLSHVLSHITDTSFLIGDGTGRGSANAKYFVFESDEYERHFMPYHPEYSIITNIDFDHPDYFTSLEDVFNAFNDYAKQITKGLFIYGEDAELRKITSDAPIYYYGFEAEGNDFVASDLLRSTTGSTFTVHFRGQELGQFHIPTFGRHNIMNATAVIGLLYTAGFDLNLVREHLKTFAGVKRRFTEKIVNDTVIIDDFAHHPTEIIATLDAARQKYPSKEIVAVFQPHTFTRTIALLDEFAHALNQADAVYLAQIYGSAREVDHGDVKVEDLANKINKKHQVITVENVSPLLDHDNAVYVFMGAGDIQTYEYSFERLLSNLTSNVQ; this comes from the coding sequence ATGTCAAAGACATATCATTTTATCGGAATTAAGGGATCAGGTATGAGTGCCTTGGCCTTGATGTTGCACCAAATGGGGCATAAGGTACAGGGATCAGATGTTGAAAAGTACTACTTTACTCAACGTGGTCTTGAGCAGGCAGGGATTACTATTCTTCCTTTTGATGAAAAAAATCTAGACGGTGATATGGAAATTATCGCTGGAAATGCCTTTCGTCCAGATAACAACGTCGAAATTGCCTATGCGGACCAAAATGGCATTAGCTACAAACGTTACCATGAGTTCCTAGGTAGCTTTATGCGTGACTTTGTCAGCATGGGAGTAGCTGGAGCGCATGGAAAAACTTCAACTACTGGGATGTTGTCTCATGTCTTGTCTCACATTACAGATACTAGCTTCTTGATTGGAGACGGGACTGGTCGTGGTTCGGCCAATGCTAAATATTTTGTCTTTGAATCTGACGAATACGAGCGTCACTTTATGCCTTATCACCCAGAATACTCTATTATCACCAACATTGACTTTGACCATCCAGACTATTTCACAAGTCTAGAGGATGTTTTCAATGCCTTTAACGACTATGCTAAACAAATTACCAAAGGTTTGTTTATCTACGGAGAAGATGCTGAATTGCGTAAGATTACGTCTGATGCACCAATTTATTATTATGGTTTTGAAGCAGAAGGTAATGACTTTGTAGCTAGTGATCTTCTTCGTTCAACAACTGGTTCAACCTTCACAGTTCACTTCCGTGGACAAGAGCTGGGTCAATTCCACATTCCAACCTTTGGTCGTCACAATATCATGAATGCAACAGCTGTTATTGGTCTTCTTTACACAGCAGGATTTGATTTAAACTTGGTGCGTGAACACCTGAAAACATTTGCCGGTGTTAAGCGTCGTTTCACTGAGAAAATTGTCAATGATACGGTGATTATCGATGACTTTGCCCACCATCCAACAGAAATTATTGCGACCTTGGATGCGGCTCGTCAGAAATACCCAAGCAAGGAAATTGTTGCAGTCTTCCAACCGCATACTTTTACAAGAACCATTGCCTTGTTGGACGAATTTGCCCACGCTTTGAACCAAGCGGATGCTGTTTATCTAGCCCAAATTTATGGATCTGCTCGTGAAGTAGACCATGGTGATGTTAAGGTAGAAGACCTAGCCAATAAAATCAATAAGAAACACCAAGTGATTACTGTTGAAAATGTTTCTCCACTCCTAGACCATGACAATGCTGTTTACGTCTTTATGGGAGCAGGAGATATCCAAACCTATGAATATTCATTCGAGCGTCTCTTGTCTAACCTGACAAGCAATGTTCAATAG
- a CDS encoding DEAD/DEAH box helicase, producing MAKLIPGKVRIEGVALYETGKVDIIKEKNNRLYARVAEEELRYSLEDDLVFCACDFFQKRGYCVHLAALEHFLKNDERGQEILQSLEEGHEEKEAVETKVTLGGKFLDRILSPKAECAYELSAVGQVEAGTNRILWTLRIGQTNSQKYYVIRDIPLFLKVVEKRKPYMIGKTYEESLSLEAFDEASQELLAFLRGLTEEGLSPDLFFQNQGRHLFFPLTFFEQGVNLLMTLPHFQFDHQVDSYQTLIFQDLHAGANLFAFIVKEYSDYFEMEISESPRVNAFYQGAVLFHKGQVYFLTDQQMRLLKEIKALPVDQHGKKYLQFDSSDRDKLASCLTLFSQMGTVSAPERLQIKTFSPSFYFDREEDNRIRLEIQFDYGDKQVSSRQELEELPFSSDADLEERVFQVCLAAGFEADFQSWRQALKAESVYHFFHEIIPVFEKLGNVDLSDKLEEIYSLASPQVQIASKGGLLEIQFDFQDIAQEKIDQAMQALVANQDFYIGASNQVYFFDEETKKIRQNLQELGQFELKDGALQARKSLAYSLAHLFEGRDRVSFSQEFQNLAQDLTHPEDFPLQATQVQADLRDYQEKGIRWLQMLHYYGFGGILADDMGLGKTLQTIAFLTSQVTKESRVLILAPSGLIYNWADEFQKFAPQLDVVVVHGLKASREEILAESHQIYVTSYATFRQDSDLYQGMAFDFLFLDEAQVMKNSQTKIAQTLRQFVVPSVFALSGTPIENHLGELWSIFQIVMPGLLPSKKEFMKLPAERVAQFIKPFVMRRKKEEVLTELPDLIEVVYKNELEDQQKAIYLAQLQQMRDRLAQVSDQEFQRSRVEILSGLMRLRQICDTPALFMEDYQGASGKLDSLRDLLVQVADGGHRVLIFSQFKGMLEKIEQELPDLGLTSFKITGSTPAIERQDMTKAFNQGERDAFLISLKAGGVGLNLTGADTVILVDLWWNPAVEAQAIGRAHRMGQEETVEVYRLVTRGTIEEKIQELQEQKKHLVSQVLDGTESRGSLTLAEIREILGISEAST from the coding sequence ATGGCTAAATTGATTCCGGGGAAAGTCCGTATCGAAGGCGTTGCCCTTTATGAAACTGGTAAAGTTGACATCATCAAGGAAAAGAATAATCGGCTCTACGCTCGCGTCGCAGAAGAAGAACTGCGCTATAGTTTAGAGGATGATTTGGTTTTTTGTGCCTGCGATTTTTTCCAAAAGAGGGGCTACTGTGTGCATTTGGCAGCTCTGGAGCATTTTTTGAAAAATGATGAGCGTGGCCAAGAAATCTTGCAGAGTCTGGAAGAAGGTCATGAAGAAAAAGAAGCCGTTGAAACCAAGGTGACCTTGGGTGGTAAATTTTTGGACCGAATCTTGTCTCCAAAAGCAGAATGTGCCTATGAATTATCGGCTGTGGGACAAGTGGAAGCAGGAACCAATCGTATCTTGTGGACTCTGAGAATCGGGCAAACCAATAGTCAAAAATACTATGTCATTCGGGATATTCCGCTCTTTTTAAAAGTCGTCGAGAAGAGAAAACCTTATATGATTGGAAAAACTTATGAGGAATCTCTGTCTTTGGAAGCCTTTGATGAGGCAAGTCAAGAGCTTCTGGCTTTTTTGCGGGGACTAACGGAGGAAGGACTTAGTCCAGATCTTTTTTTCCAAAACCAGGGTCGGCATCTCTTTTTTCCTCTGACCTTTTTTGAGCAGGGTGTGAATTTACTGATGACCTTGCCGCATTTTCAATTTGACCATCAAGTAGATAGCTACCAAACCCTGATTTTTCAGGATTTGCATGCGGGTGCTAATCTATTTGCCTTTATAGTAAAAGAATACTCGGATTATTTTGAAATGGAAATCAGTGAGAGTCCAAGAGTTAATGCCTTTTATCAGGGAGCTGTGCTTTTCCATAAAGGACAGGTTTATTTTCTAACAGACCAGCAGATGCGTCTTCTCAAGGAAATCAAAGCGCTGCCTGTGGATCAACATGGAAAGAAATACCTGCAATTTGATAGCAGTGACCGAGATAAGTTAGCTTCCTGTCTAACGCTCTTTAGCCAGATGGGCACCGTTTCAGCTCCAGAACGTCTACAAATCAAAACTTTTTCGCCCTCTTTCTACTTTGACAGGGAAGAAGATAATCGGATTCGTTTAGAAATTCAGTTTGATTATGGAGATAAGCAGGTATCTAGTCGACAAGAGCTAGAAGAATTGCCATTTTCGAGTGACGCGGACTTAGAAGAAAGAGTTTTCCAAGTCTGTTTGGCTGCGGGCTTTGAAGCAGACTTTCAATCTTGGCGTCAGGCCTTAAAAGCCGAGTCTGTCTATCATTTCTTCCATGAAATCATTCCAGTTTTTGAAAAACTCGGGAATGTTGATCTATCAGACAAGCTAGAAGAAATTTATAGCCTAGCAAGCCCTCAAGTGCAGATTGCTTCCAAGGGAGGCCTCTTGGAAATCCAGTTTGATTTTCAAGATATTGCCCAAGAGAAAATTGACCAAGCCATGCAGGCCTTGGTTGCCAATCAAGATTTTTACATTGGTGCGTCCAATCAAGTCTACTTTTTCGATGAAGAAACCAAGAAAATTCGCCAAAATCTACAGGAACTGGGGCAGTTTGAATTAAAAGATGGGGCCTTGCAGGCTCGAAAATCTTTGGCTTATAGTTTAGCTCATCTCTTTGAAGGACGAGATCGTGTTTCTTTTTCACAAGAATTCCAGAATCTGGCCCAGGATTTGACGCATCCAGAGGACTTTCCTTTGCAAGCAACTCAGGTTCAGGCTGATTTACGAGATTATCAGGAAAAGGGAATTCGTTGGTTGCAAATGCTCCATTATTATGGTTTTGGTGGGATTTTGGCTGATGATATGGGACTTGGTAAAACCCTGCAGACCATTGCTTTTTTGACCAGTCAAGTGACAAAAGAAAGTCGGGTTTTGATTTTAGCGCCATCTGGTTTGATTTACAACTGGGCAGATGAGTTTCAGAAATTTGCTCCACAGTTGGATGTGGTTGTTGTTCATGGTTTGAAAGCTAGTCGTGAGGAGATTCTTGCCGAGAGCCATCAAATCTATGTGACGAGCTATGCTACCTTCCGTCAGGATAGTGATCTTTATCAGGGGATGGCCTTTGACTTCCTTTTCTTAGATGAAGCTCAGGTCATGAAAAATTCCCAAACTAAGATTGCCCAGACCTTGAGACAATTTGTGGTGCCGTCAGTCTTTGCCTTGTCAGGAACTCCTATTGAAAACCATCTGGGTGAGTTGTGGTCTATTTTCCAAATCGTCATGCCAGGACTCTTGCCAAGCAAGAAAGAATTTATGAAATTACCAGCTGAGCGCGTTGCTCAGTTTATCAAACCTTTCGTTATGAGGCGCAAGAAAGAAGAAGTGCTGACTGAATTACCAGACTTGATTGAAGTGGTTTACAAGAATGAACTGGAAGACCAGCAAAAGGCTATTTACCTAGCTCAGTTGCAACAGATGCGAGACCGTCTGGCTCAAGTGTCAGATCAGGAATTCCAGCGAAGTCGGGTGGAAATCTTGTCTGGTCTGATGCGCTTGCGCCAAATCTGTGACACCCCTGCCCTCTTTATGGAGGATTATCAGGGTGCCAGTGGTAAACTGGATAGTCTCCGAGACCTGCTGGTACAGGTGGCAGACGGCGGACACCGTGTCTTGATTTTCTCGCAGTTCAAGGGAATGTTGGAAAAAATTGAACAAGAACTGCCAGACTTGGGCTTGACATCCTTTAAAATTACGGGTTCAACCCCAGCCATAGAAAGACAAGACATGACTAAAGCCTTTAACCAAGGGGAAAGAGATGCCTTTCTGATTTCCCTCAAGGCTGGTGGTGTCGGTCTGAATCTGACAGGTGCTGATACGGTTATTTTGGTTGACCTTTGGTGGAATCCTGCGGTGGAAGCGCAAGCTATTGGCCGTGCCCATCGGATGGGGCAGGAAGAAACGGTTGAGGTTTATCGCTTAGTGACCAGGGGAACCATTGAAGAAAAAATTCAGGAACTCCAAGAACAAAAGAAACATCTGGTGTCACAAGTATTGGACGGCACAGAGTCACGTGGCAGTCTGACCCTAGCAGAAATTAGAGAAATTTTGGGAATTTCTGAAGCCAGCACTTGA
- a CDS encoding amino acid permease, with protein MSSKKKKNKMERGLTNRHVQVMAIAGTIGTGLFLGAGRSISLTGPSIVLIYMITGAFMFLMMRAVGEMLYQDPEQHTFINFITRHLGKGWGYFSVWSYWLSVVFIGMAEITAISHYVQFWFPSWPSWMIEIGFLTILALVNLIAVKLFGEVEFWFAMVKIVAILAMIATGVFMVLTGFKTPHGVASLANITDNFSLFPNGGVNFVMAFQMVFFAYLMIEFIGVTTSETKNPRQVLPKAVKEIPLRIVFFYGGALLAIMSIIPWRELASADSPFVTVFELAGIKWAAALINFVVLTSAASALNSTLYSTGRHLYQIAHDSPNPFLKAIKADTLSRHNVPQNAIIASAILIALAAFINVLPGVSDAFALITASSSGVYIAIYILIMVAHLKYRKSPDFMADGYLMPHYRFLNPLTMLFFAFVFVTLFLQESTFVGAIGSAIWIIGFGIYSQWKFRK; from the coding sequence ATGAGTTCAAAGAAGAAAAAAAATAAGATGGAGCGTGGTCTGACCAATCGTCATGTGCAGGTTATGGCCATTGCAGGAACAATCGGAACAGGACTCTTTTTGGGAGCAGGTCGCTCTATCAGCCTAACAGGTCCTTCTATTGTACTGATTTATATGATTACTGGGGCTTTCATGTTCCTCATGATGCGTGCGGTTGGGGAAATGCTCTACCAAGACCCTGAGCAACATACCTTTATCAACTTTATCACGCGCCATTTAGGCAAGGGCTGGGGTTATTTCTCGGTTTGGTCTTACTGGCTATCCGTTGTCTTTATCGGTATGGCGGAAATCACAGCCATCTCTCACTATGTTCAGTTTTGGTTCCCTAGCTGGCCAAGTTGGATGATTGAGATTGGATTTTTGACCATTCTAGCCTTGGTTAATCTGATTGCGGTTAAGCTCTTTGGAGAAGTTGAGTTTTGGTTTGCGATGGTCAAGATTGTGGCTATTTTAGCCATGATTGCCACAGGAGTCTTTATGGTCTTGACAGGCTTTAAGACACCTCATGGCGTAGCAAGTTTGGCCAATATTACTGATAATTTCTCTCTCTTCCCAAATGGTGGAGTGAACTTTGTCATGGCCTTCCAGATGGTGTTCTTTGCCTACCTCATGATTGAGTTTATCGGGGTCACAACTTCTGAAACCAAAAATCCACGTCAGGTCTTGCCAAAAGCCGTTAAGGAAATTCCTTTGCGTATCGTCTTTTTCTATGGTGGAGCTCTCTTAGCCATTATGTCCATTATTCCTTGGCGTGAACTTGCATCCGCTGATTCACCTTTTGTTACTGTATTTGAATTGGCCGGTATCAAGTGGGCGGCAGCCTTGATTAATTTCGTCGTTTTGACCTCAGCAGCATCTGCTCTTAACTCAACTCTTTATTCAACAGGACGTCATTTGTACCAGATTGCCCATGATTCGCCAAATCCATTCCTAAAAGCAATCAAGGCAGATACCCTTTCTCGCCATAATGTGCCACAAAATGCTATCATAGCTTCAGCAATCTTGATTGCCCTAGCGGCCTTTATCAATGTCTTGCCTGGAGTTTCGGATGCATTTGCTTTGATTACGGCATCATCATCAGGTGTTTATATCGCCATTTATATCTTGATTATGGTGGCTCACCTCAAGTATCGCAAATCACCAGACTTTATGGCGGATGGCTATCTCATGCCCCATTATCGTTTCCTAAATCCTTTAACCATGCTCTTCTTTGCCTTTGTCTTTGTGACTCTCTTTTTACAAGAGTCTACATTTGTAGGAGCAATTGGTTCAGCTATCTGGATTATCGGTTTTGGTATTTATAGCCAGTGGAAATTTAGAAAATAG
- a CDS encoding GNAT family N-acetyltransferase translates to MYFRLENEKSQKAQEIGNLIRAYNRSKREEAESVPLNLYVEDEDGNLMAGLVAETFGNWLEIEYLFVKEEQRGQGIGSKLLQQAESEAKNRNCRFAFVNTYQFQAPDFYLSHGYKEVFTLQDYPYTGQRFYYQKNL, encoded by the coding sequence ATGTACTTTAGATTGGAAAATGAGAAATCCCAGAAAGCACAAGAAATTGGGAATTTGATTCGTGCTTATAACCGTTCCAAAAGAGAAGAGGCTGAAAGTGTGCCACTTAATCTTTATGTAGAAGATGAAGACGGCAATCTTATGGCTGGCTTGGTTGCTGAGACTTTCGGAAATTGGTTGGAAATCGAGTATTTGTTTGTAAAAGAGGAACAGCGAGGGCAAGGAATCGGTTCAAAACTATTGCAACAGGCAGAAAGTGAAGCCAAGAATCGAAACTGTCGTTTTGCATTTGTCAATACTTACCAGTTTCAGGCACCAGACTTTTATCTAAGCCATGGCTACAAGGAAGTTTTTACCTTGCAAGACTATCCCTACACAGGACAAAGATTTTATTACCAAAAGAATTTGTAA
- a CDS encoding ABC transporter ATP-binding protein: MEVINVSKHYGHSTILKDINFALNKGEIVGLVGRNGVGKSTLMKIIVQNNQPTAGNIISSDNVGYLIEEPKLFLSKTGLENLKYLSNLYGVDYNQERFGSLIQELDLTQSINKKVKTYSLGTKQKLALLLTLVTEPDILILDEPTNGLDIESSQIVLAVLKNLALHENVGILISSHKLEDIEEICERVLFLENGLLTFQKVGKDSHNCLFEIAFSSATDRDIFITKQEFGDIVQEEGLRITMSGNIQSSELFKFFNENSIKVVDFETKKETLKDIYLNRSK, encoded by the coding sequence ATGGAAGTTATAAATGTAAGTAAGCATTATGGTCATTCAACCATTCTCAAAGATATAAATTTCGCACTTAATAAGGGTGAAATTGTTGGTCTAGTAGGGAGAAACGGAGTTGGTAAGAGTACATTGATGAAAATTATTGTTCAGAATAATCAACCGACTGCAGGGAATATTATAAGTAGTGATAATGTTGGGTATTTAATCGAAGAACCAAAGTTATTTTTATCTAAAACAGGTTTAGAGAATTTAAAATATTTGTCAAATTTATATGGTGTTGACTACAATCAAGAAAGATTTGGGAGTTTGATTCAAGAGTTAGATTTGACTCAGTCTATTAATAAAAAAGTAAAGACCTATTCTTTGGGTACAAAACAAAAATTAGCTTTGCTTCTAACTCTCGTTACGGAACCTGATATATTGATTTTAGATGAACCGACTAATGGTTTAGATATTGAATCATCACAAATAGTTTTAGCGGTTCTAAAAAACTTAGCTTTACATGAAAATGTGGGAATTTTAATATCGAGTCATAAATTAGAAGATATTGAAGAAATTTGTGAAAGGGTTCTTTTCTTGGAGAACGGGCTTTTGACATTTCAAAAAGTAGGAAAAGATAGTCATAATTGCTTGTTTGAGATAGCTTTTTCATCAGCTACAGATAGAGACATTTTCATTACCAAACAAGAATTTGGGGATATTGTTCAGGAAGAGGGACTGAGAATTACTATGTCTGGGAATATTCAAAGTAGTGAGCTTTTTAAATTTTTTAACGAAAACTCTATTAAAGTAGTTGATTTTGAAACTAAAAAAGAGACGCTTAAAGATATTTATCTAAATCGTTCAAAATAA
- a CDS encoding GNAT family N-acetyltransferase produces the protein MKIRKARLEDLDRIVEIELENFSLEEAIPRSVFEAHLRKIQTSFLVAEKEGRIMGYIEGPVGPYRHLQDQSFTEEIEDYSHEPSGYISVTCLSIAKEAQGLGLGQKLLTALKELALEHEREGINLTCHDYLIAYYEKHGFVNEGRSQSTFAGETWYDMVWEAKK, from the coding sequence ATGAAAATCAGGAAAGCAAGATTAGAAGATTTAGATCGTATCGTTGAGATTGAACTAGAAAATTTCTCACTTGAAGAAGCCATTCCTCGCTCGGTTTTTGAAGCTCATTTGCGAAAAATTCAGACCTCGTTTCTAGTTGCAGAAAAAGAAGGCAGAATCATGGGGTATATAGAAGGGCCAGTTGGACCATACCGCCATCTGCAAGATCAGTCTTTTACAGAAGAGATAGAAGATTATAGTCATGAGCCGAGTGGTTATATCTCTGTGACCTGTCTTTCTATTGCCAAGGAAGCACAGGGCCTTGGACTTGGTCAAAAATTATTAACAGCCTTGAAAGAGTTGGCTCTTGAACACGAAAGAGAAGGTATTAACCTAACCTGTCATGACTATCTCATCGCCTACTACGAAAAACATGGATTTGTCAATGAAGGCCGGTCTCAGTCAACCTTTGCAGGGGAAACCTGGTATGATATGGTCTGGGAAGCTAAAAAATAA
- the greA gene encoding transcription elongation factor GreA produces MAEKTYPMTLEEKEKLEKELEELKLVRRPEVVERIKIARSYGDLSENSEYEAAKDEQAFVEGQISSLETKIRYAEIVNSDSVAQDEVAIGKTVTIQEIGEDEEEVYIIVGSAGADAFAGKVSNESPIGQALIGKKTGDTATIETPVGSYDVKILKVEKTA; encoded by the coding sequence ATGGCAGAAAAAACATATCCTATGACCCTTGAGGAAAAGGAAAAACTTGAAAAAGAATTAGAAGAATTGAAATTGGTCCGCCGACCAGAAGTGGTAGAACGCATTAAGATTGCCCGTTCATACGGTGACCTTTCAGAAAACAGTGAGTATGAAGCAGCTAAGGATGAACAAGCCTTTGTCGAAGGACAAATCTCTAGCTTGGAAACAAAAATCCGTTATGCTGAAATCGTCAATAGCGACTCAGTTGCCCAAGACGAAGTAGCGATTGGTAAAACAGTTACTATCCAAGAAATTGGTGAGGACGAAGAAGAAGTTTATATTATCGTAGGTTCAGCTGGTGCGGATGCCTTTGCAGGTAAGGTTTCAAATGAAAGCCCGATTGGACAAGCCTTGATTGGCAAGAAAACAGGTGATACAGCAACCATTGAAACACCTGTTGGTAGCTATGATGTAAAAATCTTGAAGGTTGAAAAAACAGCCTAA